The following proteins are encoded in a genomic region of Clarias gariepinus isolate MV-2021 ecotype Netherlands chromosome 12, CGAR_prim_01v2, whole genome shotgun sequence:
- the LOC128534116 gene encoding uncharacterized protein C12orf56 homolog, protein MVYQAQRVVLVLSFLSESPLSPSQAVLLYQRCHLLLTCMQHNPCVNTSIITELKEEFRYYVRQSGLEDKRPLHCPISRPAQHLLSQLLSLVITRTVYSHLSLTC, encoded by the exons ATGGTTTATCAGGCCCAGCGTGTGGTTCTGGTTCTGTCATTTCTG TCAGAGTCTCCCTTGAGCCCGTCTCAGGCTGTCCTCCTGTACCAGCGGTGCCACTTGCTCCTGACCTGCATGCAGCACAACCCCTGTGTGAACACCTCCATTATTACAGAACTTAAAGAAGAGTTCAG gtaTTATGTGAGACAGTCCGGTCTGGAGGACAAGCGTCCCCTTCACTGTCCCATTAGTAGACCAGCACAGCATCTCCTCTCCCAGCTGCTCAGCCTGGTGATCACGAGGACTGTTTACAGCCATCTGTCTCTCACATGTTag